The Paenibacillus sp. RUD330 genome has a segment encoding these proteins:
- a CDS encoding methyltransferase domain-containing protein: MHIRQAAAMTGLTPRAIRYYEQTGLLPASARTEGGYRFYSGDDIDRLRWIAALREWGIPLSSIAGMLDSLGDREAFLLAAGAARQSLYEQWLDASAALKSLDQGMAAWQSRAELPSLDQLNELSRELQQQRKTRGSWTDGIGWDVMAAVAGEEAPVRSLPAGYSLERYRATLEELADWLDPLPGETGADLGCGTGNLTRLLTAGGARLIAVDVSSSMLSLLARSLPQIETRQGNLLALPLPDRSCHFAASSFVLQHLRHDERLLALQEMRRVLLPGGRLAIAAPLTDRELQRLRRPLAADSCEIYSCGDGMLLAVVS; the protein is encoded by the coding sequence ATGCATATCCGTCAGGCAGCCGCCATGACCGGCCTTACTCCCCGTGCCATCCGTTATTACGAACAGACGGGCCTGCTGCCGGCAAGCGCCCGTACCGAAGGCGGCTACCGATTCTATAGCGGCGATGACATCGATCGCCTGAGATGGATTGCGGCTCTGCGTGAATGGGGCATTCCGCTCTCCTCCATTGCCGGCATGCTGGACAGTCTTGGAGACCGGGAAGCTTTCCTGCTGGCGGCTGGAGCAGCGAGGCAATCGCTGTATGAGCAATGGCTGGACGCCTCAGCCGCCTTGAAGTCGCTGGACCAGGGAATGGCGGCTTGGCAGAGCCGCGCCGAACTCCCTTCGCTGGATCAATTGAACGAGTTGTCTCGGGAGCTGCAGCAACAGCGAAAAACCCGCGGCAGCTGGACCGACGGGATCGGTTGGGACGTGATGGCGGCGGTAGCCGGAGAGGAAGCGCCGGTCCGATCGCTGCCTGCCGGGTACTCGTTAGAGCGGTATAGAGCGACGCTTGAAGAGCTGGCTGATTGGCTCGACCCGTTGCCAGGAGAAACCGGCGCCGATCTCGGCTGCGGAACCGGCAATCTGACGAGGCTTCTCACCGCCGGCGGAGCCCGCTTGATCGCTGTCGACGTCTCCTCGTCGATGCTTTCCCTGCTGGCCCGCTCGCTGCCGCAGATCGAAACTCGGCAAGGCAATCTGCTTGCATTGCCGCTTCCCGATCGTAGCTGCCACTTCGCTGCAAGCAGCTTCGTGCTGCAGCATCTGCGGCATGATGAACGCCTCCTCGCCCTGCAGGAAATGCGCCGTGTGCTCCTGCCCGGCGGCAGGCTGGCGATCGCGGCTCCGCTGACTGACAGGGAGCTCCAAAGGCTCCGGCGCCCTTTGGCCGCTGACAGCTGCGAAATATACAGCTGCGGGGACGGGATGCTGCTGGCAGTTGTGTCCTGA
- a CDS encoding sugar phosphate isomerase/epimerase family protein, which translates to MTKINNPIGVIVDSFQLGVRQGLLKAKEVGADGVQIYAVKGEMDPDVMDAARRRELKEYVASLGLQISALVGDLAGHGFQDAKENRWKIDKSKRILDLAMDLGCPIVTTHIGIVPDDENGEIYHTMQSACDELSSYASSINAYFAIETGPERSAHLKKFLDTLSTNGLSVNFDPANMVMVTGDDPVQGVYTLKDYIVHTHAKDGIRLREVDPRKVYGMLGYEAMSHEALAASAEAGEDFREVPLGQGGVDWPNYLQALQDIGYSGYLTIEREVGTQPEQDIAEAVRFLKSFK; encoded by the coding sequence ATGACTAAAATCAATAATCCTATCGGCGTCATCGTGGACAGCTTCCAGCTCGGCGTTCGTCAAGGGCTGCTGAAGGCCAAGGAAGTCGGAGCGGACGGCGTGCAGATCTATGCGGTGAAGGGCGAAATGGATCCCGATGTGATGGATGCCGCCCGCCGCAGGGAGCTGAAGGAATATGTGGCTTCCCTCGGCTTGCAGATTTCCGCCCTTGTGGGCGATCTGGCGGGACACGGCTTCCAGGACGCCAAGGAGAACCGCTGGAAGATCGACAAGTCCAAGCGGATTCTCGATCTGGCGATGGATCTCGGCTGCCCGATCGTCACGACCCACATCGGCATCGTGCCGGATGACGAGAACGGCGAGATCTACCACACGATGCAAAGCGCCTGCGATGAGCTGAGCAGCTATGCCAGCAGCATCAACGCATACTTCGCGATCGAGACCGGTCCAGAGCGGTCCGCCCATCTGAAGAAGTTTCTCGATACGCTCAGTACGAACGGCTTGTCCGTCAACTTCGACCCGGCCAACATGGTGATGGTGACAGGCGACGATCCGGTTCAAGGCGTCTACACGCTGAAGGATTATATCGTCCACACTCATGCCAAGGACGGCATCCGGCTGCGGGAAGTCGACCCGCGCAAAGTATACGGCATGCTCGGCTACGAGGCGATGAGCCATGAGGCGCTGGCGGCTTCGGCCGAAGCCGGCGAAGACTTCCGCGAAGTTCCGCTGGGCCAAGGCGGCGTGGATTGGCCGAATTATCTTCAGGCGCTTCAGGATATCGGCTACTCCGGCTACCTGACGATCGAGAGGGAAGTCGGCACCCAGCCTGAGCAGGATATCGCCGAAGCGGTCCGGTTCTTGAAGAGCTTCAAGTAA
- a CDS encoding EamA family transporter encodes MVAFNYLLMCAIFGTTFLVIKIGVAAGLPPFLSAGIRFAAAGLLLYGWMLARRKVQFSMLFRKEFAFIGAGSTFATFAGLYWAEQHIDSGMAAILSATGPMVILLMQSVALRQRAGFLERAGCGIGLLGVVTLMLPELHAQANVIWLVSCLLVLLGELGYAAGSLLTRRTLHRSPDLPPVALNAAQMIYGGIGLLILSAFAERPSAQPIDFLPAAGSLIYLTVVGSMLGHSLYAWLIKATNAFFPSTWLYISPVIALGLGALLQDERLSLLSLGGSLLVLAGIVIPRLPELKEYASSRRSRAVEAAGSSIRASESESV; translated from the coding sequence ATGGTTGCATTCAATTACTTGCTCATGTGCGCGATTTTCGGCACGACTTTTCTCGTCATCAAAATCGGCGTGGCTGCCGGCCTACCCCCGTTCCTGTCGGCAGGAATCCGCTTCGCCGCCGCCGGGCTGCTGCTGTACGGCTGGATGCTGGCCCGGCGCAAGGTCCAATTCTCGATGCTGTTCCGCAAGGAATTCGCCTTCATCGGCGCCGGCAGCACATTCGCCACCTTTGCCGGACTCTACTGGGCCGAGCAGCATATCGACTCCGGCATGGCAGCCATCCTGTCGGCTACTGGCCCGATGGTCATTCTGCTGATGCAATCCGTGGCGCTCCGGCAGCGAGCCGGCTTCCTGGAGAGAGCAGGCTGCGGCATCGGCCTGCTTGGCGTCGTCACGCTCATGCTGCCGGAGCTTCATGCTCAGGCGAATGTGATCTGGCTGGTCAGCTGCCTGCTCGTCCTGCTGGGCGAGCTCGGTTATGCGGCAGGCAGTCTCTTGACTCGGCGGACGCTGCATCGCTCTCCGGATCTGCCTCCGGTCGCCTTGAACGCCGCGCAGATGATATATGGCGGCATCGGGCTGCTGATTCTCTCCGCGTTTGCCGAAAGGCCCTCGGCGCAGCCAATCGACTTCTTGCCGGCAGCCGGATCGCTGATCTACCTGACCGTTGTCGGCTCCATGCTCGGACACAGCCTCTATGCGTGGCTGATCAAGGCGACTAACGCCTTTTTCCCGTCCACCTGGCTGTATATCTCCCCCGTCATCGCGCTCGGTCTCGGCGCGCTTCTGCAGGATGAGCGGCTGTCCCTGCTTTCGCTGGGCGGAAGCCTGCTGGTGCTGGCCGGCATCGTCATTCCCCGCCTGCCCGAGCTGAAGGAATATGCTTCCTCCCGCAGGAGCCGGGCTGTTGAAGCGGCCGGCAGCAGCATTCGGGCGTCCGAGTCCGAGTCCGTCTGA
- a CDS encoding PLP-dependent aminotransferase family protein, producing MENNIAAAARSSNAVTKLALVQDEVRSGMNRGEWKAGEKLPSVRSMAERLGVHRLTVLKAYRLLEEEGILSSRYKNGYYVRAREDARTISPDGEAAPGWAYAAAPGYVNRSRLSDIHSVQVSHPMSEALIDPALLPNRFLSNHVKQVLDLHPMVLSTYSTVLGDPELREALSAFFAEAHGIDVEAGELLITSGSQQAIDLVSRSLVKPGDRVLIERPTYSPAIDVFQQQNIVLLPVELTAEGYDLDAVEALMEKEKPRLFYMNPTFHNPTGYTVPAEQRKLLVELAERHDCILVEDDVYHDIYFDQPPPPPLFYYDTEGYVVYIRSFSKYIAPGLRISVLAARPSVMEGIRPLKALSDSGSPLLNQKIFQHYFFSSRMQEHVQKLRTAVRMRKDAMEQALARTGWSWDSPAGGLNLWISLPDGIPADLLLERCLARSVAFVPGSICDPLGDMNARIRLSYSFLSEKRIAEAVEQLIQAAEELRR from the coding sequence GTGGAGAACAATATCGCTGCCGCGGCTCGGAGCAGCAACGCCGTCACCAAGCTGGCGCTCGTTCAGGACGAGGTGAGAAGCGGCATGAATCGGGGAGAATGGAAGGCCGGGGAGAAGCTTCCATCGGTCAGGTCGATGGCGGAGCGGCTCGGGGTGCACCGGCTGACCGTGCTCAAAGCCTATCGGCTGCTCGAAGAGGAAGGCATTCTTTCCTCCAGGTACAAAAACGGCTATTACGTTCGTGCCCGCGAGGACGCGAGGACGATCTCTCCGGATGGAGAAGCCGCTCCGGGGTGGGCTTACGCAGCCGCTCCGGGCTACGTCAACCGCAGCCGGCTTTCGGACATCCACAGCGTTCAGGTCAGCCATCCGATGTCGGAGGCTTTGATCGATCCGGCTTTGCTTCCGAACCGCTTTTTATCGAATCATGTGAAGCAGGTGTTGGATCTTCATCCGATGGTTCTAAGCACGTATTCCACGGTGCTCGGCGATCCGGAGCTTAGGGAGGCACTATCGGCGTTTTTTGCCGAAGCCCATGGAATCGATGTCGAGGCGGGAGAATTGCTCATCACGTCGGGTTCGCAGCAAGCGATCGATCTTGTGTCGCGTTCGCTGGTCAAGCCCGGCGACCGCGTCTTGATCGAACGGCCGACGTACAGTCCTGCGATCGACGTCTTCCAGCAGCAGAACATCGTTCTGCTGCCGGTCGAGCTGACGGCGGAAGGATATGACCTGGACGCTGTCGAAGCGCTGATGGAGAAGGAGAAGCCCCGCCTGTTCTATATGAACCCGACCTTCCACAACCCGACGGGTTATACGGTGCCGGCCGAGCAGCGCAAGCTGCTGGTGGAGCTGGCGGAGCGGCATGACTGCATCCTGGTGGAGGATGACGTCTACCATGATATCTATTTCGACCAGCCCCCGCCTCCTCCGCTGTTCTATTACGATACGGAGGGGTATGTCGTCTATATCCGCAGCTTCAGCAAATATATCGCTCCCGGCCTGCGGATTTCCGTGCTGGCCGCGCGCCCTTCGGTCATGGAGGGCATCCGGCCGCTCAAAGCGTTGTCCGACAGCGGATCTCCGCTGCTCAACCAAAAAATATTCCAGCATTACTTTTTCTCGAGCCGCATGCAGGAGCATGTCCAGAAGCTGAGAACGGCGGTCCGCATGCGCAAGGATGCGATGGAACAAGCGCTTGCCCGCACAGGCTGGAGCTGGGACAGCCCTGCCGGAGGGCTGAACCTGTGGATCTCCCTGCCGGATGGAATCCCGGCCGATCTGCTGCTGGAACGATGCTTGGCGCGATCGGTCGCCTTTGTGCCCGGCAGCATCTGCGATCCGCTGGGCGACATGAATGCGAGGATCCGGCTCAGCTATTCCTTTCTGAGCGAAAAGCGGATCGCAGAGGCCGTCGAGCAGCTCATACAGGCGGCGGAAGAGCTCCGGCGCTGA
- a CDS encoding RNA polymerase sigma factor: MESIAEEEPIGASMALPPAEPSQAADDERKLAERARAGDAEAFGELFERHRQKAKGLAQRLTGDVHMADDVVQEALIRAFLHLGTLADTSRLLPWFYRIVRNQANMKLRRGGPYRKERPFNSLAAPVGREAAAADWEDLDSILSHLAGRASQEAALSRDPAELLLRKETFETIHALLHCLSSKEKGIFKAYFFRQLRPEEIAGMYGMTTGSIYTYIHRSRQKLRQEHIRASLGLIPEARRGVGMGNGKLLELAAGMGEQPRLFTLAGSLGRILAANGEPRSGAELMGDSGMAFRMSISEKTTFSDGLYIFDWQASIQELMAGYGYETAFCCGQLAGSPVPLLGAVESFPVVLPIEEAVLPFIRSRIDAGMPVLYFDTQASRPFVHEWSVIHGYDEDRRIVHVTDPVLPEGKTLPYEDVAGNPIRFLAAFSRKGCSGTAGRKAGNSEAEGRKAKSRFFQALRNGIHFANEGSQYRPRTSYLSYAAGLAAYEAWIRHLADCDTAPNRYGMGQLATAYAEAKRYAAAYLRTAPLRGEDMRMALLASEAYEQAALALEELSLRVPFVKTAEVMPPSLRDGCIPLLRKAKRFESAAVGYMELALKLQIEERGVEDEQA, from the coding sequence ATGGAATCGATTGCCGAAGAAGAACCGATAGGCGCCTCCATGGCATTGCCGCCTGCGGAGCCAAGCCAGGCTGCGGATGACGAACGCAAGCTCGCGGAACGGGCCAGAGCGGGTGATGCCGAAGCTTTCGGGGAGCTGTTCGAGCGTCATCGCCAGAAGGCGAAGGGATTGGCGCAGCGGCTGACAGGAGACGTCCATATGGCCGATGACGTCGTGCAGGAGGCGCTCATCCGCGCCTTCCTCCATCTTGGGACGCTTGCCGATACGAGCCGGCTGCTGCCGTGGTTTTACCGGATCGTCCGCAACCAGGCCAACATGAAGCTGCGCCGGGGCGGACCGTACCGCAAGGAAAGGCCGTTCAACTCGCTTGCCGCTCCTGTCGGGCGAGAGGCCGCCGCCGCGGACTGGGAGGATCTCGACAGCATTCTGTCCCACTTGGCCGGTCGGGCGAGCCAGGAGGCGGCTCTCAGCCGGGATCCGGCAGAGCTGCTGCTTCGCAAGGAGACGTTTGAAACGATTCATGCGCTGCTCCATTGCCTGAGTTCCAAGGAAAAAGGGATCTTCAAGGCTTATTTTTTCCGGCAGCTCCGTCCGGAGGAAATCGCCGGGATGTACGGGATGACGACGGGATCCATCTACACGTACATCCACCGTTCCAGGCAAAAGCTGCGCCAGGAGCATATCCGGGCTTCTCTCGGCCTGATTCCGGAAGCGAGGAGAGGTGTCGGAATGGGGAACGGCAAGCTGCTTGAGCTTGCGGCAGGGATGGGAGAACAGCCGAGGCTGTTCACGCTTGCGGGCAGTCTGGGGCGGATCCTCGCGGCAAATGGAGAGCCGAGGAGCGGCGCGGAACTGATGGGAGACTCGGGAATGGCTTTCCGCATGAGCATTTCGGAGAAGACGACGTTCTCGGACGGGCTTTACATCTTCGATTGGCAGGCGTCGATACAAGAGCTGATGGCCGGATACGGGTACGAGACGGCGTTTTGCTGCGGGCAGCTGGCCGGATCTCCGGTTCCGCTGCTCGGGGCCGTGGAGAGCTTCCCGGTCGTCCTGCCGATCGAGGAAGCCGTCCTGCCGTTCATCCGCAGCCGGATCGACGCCGGAATGCCTGTGCTTTATTTCGATACGCAGGCTTCTCGGCCGTTCGTCCATGAATGGTCCGTCATCCACGGTTATGACGAGGACCGGCGAATCGTGCATGTGACCGATCCTGTGCTTCCCGAAGGGAAAACCTTGCCCTACGAGGATGTAGCCGGCAATCCCATCCGGTTTCTGGCCGCTTTCTCGCGGAAAGGATGCAGCGGGACGGCCGGGAGGAAGGCAGGGAACAGCGAGGCGGAGGGCAGAAAGGCGAAGTCCCGGTTCTTCCAGGCTCTCCGCAATGGAATTCATTTCGCCAATGAAGGATCGCAATACCGTCCCCGCACCTCGTATTTGAGCTATGCGGCGGGGCTTGCCGCTTACGAGGCTTGGATCCGCCATCTGGCCGATTGCGATACGGCGCCGAACCGATACGGCATGGGCCAGCTTGCGACCGCCTATGCCGAAGCGAAGCGGTATGCGGCCGCTTACTTGCGGACGGCACCTTTGCGAGGGGAGGACATGAGGATGGCTCTGCTGGCATCGGAGGCTTATGAGCAGGCGGCGCTTGCGCTGGAGGAGCTCAGCCTCCGGGTTCCTTTCGTCAAAACGGCGGAAGTGATGCCTCCAAGCCTGCGGGATGGCTGCATACCCCTGTTGAGGAAGGCCAAGCGCTTCGAAAGCGCCGCCGTGGGCTATATGGAACTAGCATTGAAGCTGCAGATCGAGGAGAGGGGTGTTGAAGATGAGCAAGCTTAG
- a CDS encoding extracellular solute-binding protein, translated as MSKLRFMSEFTNLKRIMEAKESFERLHPEVEVVIEQSADHFESLSACRSDEAPDIVESGGWALFNREGMFVDLNPFVEQSGMEADLYTGPLAIARHNGTLPGLPVDMSVPLLVFNKEMFDKAGLPYPEDDWTWERFVEAAKKLTIRGEDGVAVQFGFGIGVDIEWYEPFVFRNGGSYLSPDGRTARGYADSPATIEAMQKIIDAYRVHGIIRKPKEPSSAGQLHEGFAMIFGFMWFAGGLIHHGIDHRRFGLARLPRLAEGRDGNMIYMGGAGITGKCPQPGLAWDFLRHYLIDSPSWPLPLSRSQAEERGLHEHRIWSRYLEELQHAQPSGFYLNEKWNSSRQLINEDIERMIVGGADVAKMLRSWTRYA; from the coding sequence ATGAGCAAGCTTAGGTTCATGAGCGAGTTCACGAATTTGAAGCGGATCATGGAGGCCAAGGAGTCGTTCGAGCGGCTGCATCCGGAGGTCGAGGTCGTCATCGAGCAGTCGGCGGATCATTTCGAGTCGCTCAGCGCCTGCCGCTCGGATGAAGCGCCCGACATCGTCGAATCGGGAGGCTGGGCGCTGTTCAACCGCGAGGGGATGTTCGTCGACTTGAACCCGTTTGTCGAGCAGTCGGGGATGGAAGCGGATCTCTATACGGGGCCGCTGGCGATCGCCCGCCATAACGGCACGCTGCCCGGACTTCCCGTCGACATGAGCGTTCCGCTGCTCGTGTTCAACAAGGAGATGTTCGACAAGGCGGGCCTGCCTTACCCGGAGGATGACTGGACATGGGAACGATTCGTTGAAGCGGCCAAAAAGCTGACGATCCGCGGCGAAGACGGGGTGGCGGTCCAGTTCGGCTTCGGTATCGGCGTGGACATCGAATGGTACGAGCCGTTCGTATTCCGGAATGGCGGATCGTATCTATCACCCGACGGCCGGACAGCCAGAGGGTATGCCGACAGTCCGGCGACCATCGAGGCGATGCAGAAAATCATCGACGCTTACCGGGTGCATGGCATTATCCGCAAACCGAAGGAGCCGTCATCCGCCGGGCAGCTTCATGAAGGCTTTGCCATGATTTTCGGCTTCATGTGGTTTGCCGGAGGTCTGATCCACCACGGCATCGATCATCGACGATTCGGGTTGGCGAGGCTGCCGCGACTGGCGGAAGGAAGAGACGGAAACATGATCTATATGGGCGGAGCGGGCATAACGGGCAAATGCCCGCAGCCAGGCTTGGCCTGGGATTTCCTGCGGCATTATCTCATCGACAGCCCTTCGTGGCCGCTGCCGTTATCCCGAAGCCAGGCGGAGGAGAGAGGCTTGCATGAGCACAGGATCTGGTCCCGCTATCTGGAGGAGCTTCAGCATGCGCAGCCGAGCGGCTTTTATTTGAATGAGAAATGGAACTCTTCCCGCCAGCTGATCAACGAGGACATCGAACGAATGATTGTCGGCGGAGCGGATGTGGCGAAGATGCTGCGTTCATGGACCCGGTATGCCTGA